The following coding sequences are from one Rhabdothermincola sediminis window:
- a CDS encoding phenylacetate--CoA ligase family protein has translation MPTYHPGMLGPLPRDPDQKFWDPEMQTMPREQLEALQLERLRTLVDRALTIPVPLFARKLREAGIESGADLTSVADVNLIPTTVKQDLRDAEAAHPPFGDYRFTDPRECVRLGQSTGTTGTPTIALFTRKDIWIEYESAARVWWRNGWRPGQIVTHAHPAYLYGGGVMLSGSLEYFGALNLWVAPPDTDELAEQGIRMWQRVRPDVSMVAFSLGRFQEVAAKMGLDLAADVGLPSFQFRGMGDRGMPMMTAGLECYAYSSGPCGEAPGGHIHEDWAIVQAIDPKTGRDVPDGEWGNLVVTTLDRDNGLLRYDLEEAAAIMRDPCPCGETTVRGFWGGRFKDFLDCQGHYFQVSEVERALRSVREVTVPSLEYVVVKPTDSDASLQVRVELDQGEPAEVATRCEAAIRERLGVEARVEVLPRESLARSGYKAVRLVER, from the coding sequence GTGCCGACCTACCACCCGGGCATGCTCGGCCCGCTGCCCCGTGACCCCGACCAGAAGTTCTGGGACCCCGAGATGCAGACCATGCCCCGGGAGCAGCTCGAGGCCCTGCAGCTCGAACGGCTTCGCACCCTCGTGGACCGGGCGCTCACCATCCCCGTCCCCCTGTTCGCCCGCAAGCTGCGGGAGGCGGGGATCGAGTCCGGCGCGGACCTCACCAGCGTCGCCGACGTCAACCTGATCCCCACCACCGTCAAGCAGGACCTGCGCGACGCCGAGGCCGCGCACCCCCCGTTCGGCGACTACCGCTTCACCGATCCCCGAGAGTGCGTGCGGCTGGGCCAGAGCACCGGCACCACCGGCACCCCGACGATCGCCCTGTTCACCCGCAAGGACATCTGGATCGAGTACGAGTCCGCGGCCCGGGTCTGGTGGCGCAACGGCTGGCGACCCGGCCAGATCGTCACCCACGCTCACCCCGCGTACCTCTACGGGGGTGGGGTGATGCTCTCGGGCAGCCTCGAGTACTTCGGAGCGCTGAACCTGTGGGTCGCCCCGCCCGACACCGACGAGCTGGCGGAGCAGGGCATCCGCATGTGGCAGCGGGTCCGCCCGGACGTGTCGATGGTGGCGTTCAGTCTGGGCCGGTTCCAGGAGGTGGCGGCGAAGATGGGCCTCGACCTGGCCGCCGATGTGGGCCTGCCGTCGTTCCAGTTCCGGGGCATGGGTGACCGGGGCATGCCGATGATGACCGCGGGCCTCGAGTGCTACGCCTACTCGTCGGGGCCGTGTGGTGAGGCACCGGGCGGTCACATCCACGAGGACTGGGCCATCGTCCAGGCCATCGACCCCAAGACCGGGCGGGACGTGCCCGACGGGGAGTGGGGCAACCTGGTGGTCACCACCCTCGACCGGGACAACGGGCTGTTGCGCTACGACCTGGAGGAAGCGGCGGCGATCATGCGCGATCCCTGCCCGTGTGGCGAGACCACCGTCCGGGGGTTCTGGGGCGGCCGGTTCAAGGACTTCCTCGACTGCCAGGGCCACTACTTCCAGGTCAGCGAGGTGGAGCGGGCGCTGCGGTCGGTGCGCGAGGTGACCGTCCCGTCGCTCGAGTACGTGGTGGTCAAGCCCACCGACTCCGACGCCTCGCTGCAGGTGCGGGTCGAGCTCGACCAGGGCGAGCCTGCCGAGGTGGCCACCCGGTGCGAGGCCGCGATCCGGGAGCGCCTCGGGGTCGAGGCCCGGGTGGAGGTGCTACCACGCGAGTCCCTTGCCCGCTCCGGCTACAAGGCGGTACGGCTGGTCGAGCGCTGA
- a CDS encoding FtsK/SpoIIIE domain-containing protein, protein MTHTLTNLPEPDTADAKLPPLPKRVGDESSALDADPLAVVDELLERTSHLLDTLHADVAGLERDQAEEQQRIEARWRAQQAAVEQGTQRLAELYRDARDLAARKGKADVLETALSRPATLGTEDRDRPDGFDRLIARLEEELRLARGITGTIRLPEIGVLLNAAAARLELMEQEAERTRQRLISETEDELVAEGTEARASFEIGTMILQRDLDRLAQALPVPGAPWDDPRWASLAPAEAPQPWIRLGALVHEELPDATIPWLGSLRDGLGLLVETGTRRADAVAGVQGILTRVLAAVPPGGVRLALADPKGLGDTFAPFLALAEFDPALVCGGVRVTPEEIEECLEELTRHVEHVIATHLQGRYPSITDAHLDLGEVIEPYRLLVIADYPTGLTERALELLGPLAENGPRCGVHTIVLRDPAVRARTRHAALPGLRTCRHDADGFTVDTHRTGAWRFRFEPCPPPGGDGPAAGVGERVVTLVGEHARRRAHTPLGHAEVFAMVDHARQRAARDDLPQVRQAVDPADPSSWWSADARVGVSIPLGQMAGRRPATLWLDSAGAPGALVVGGAGKELDHALDTILTALTVLYEPAEVELVLADLSHSIDLEAYGEARLPHARLVATEADPDLGLAAFELVEAELDLRDTLLRAAGLERGDVEAFRAATGGPLSRLLLVVAGASRLFAGSARIARDARRILNRLVVEGPALGLHVVALERVVDSLEPIAWVPDALGTSLVLADAAALATPSAGEDLAAAIRSIGTGEALLLRPGSTEPTRLRMSRVSPRERLLQLRDLDELAAERGLARRPEVVSSTAPAVLEASALDQLRSAGAERAASPGSTGSTGRASDAELSVWVGAPVTLGGPVEVTLRREPGSNLLVVTADEQAGHGILAAALLSAAAVHGHQLEVRAIDCLPLESGFGELLAALGGLARVQASRSRELDAAIERAAREVVRRKQARSTGEPPVLVVLNGVDLARDLDPGGGEVTALLEALVSAGPPWGVHTIIRASSAAAVADRLAPGVQRRFTLRAVGPMPAEDAVSLVDSPAAVTLAPTQALLYDEGAGRVVRLRPFQVPSPAWIRALAAGAAPAGQRSTSRTAL, encoded by the coding sequence ATGACCCACACGCTCACCAACCTGCCCGAACCGGACACCGCCGACGCGAAGCTCCCCCCACTCCCCAAGCGGGTGGGGGACGAGTCCAGTGCGCTCGACGCCGACCCGCTTGCGGTGGTGGACGAGCTGCTCGAGCGGACCTCCCACCTGCTCGACACCCTCCACGCGGACGTGGCCGGCCTCGAGCGGGACCAGGCCGAGGAGCAGCAGCGGATCGAGGCCCGTTGGCGGGCCCAGCAGGCCGCGGTCGAGCAGGGCACGCAGCGCCTGGCCGAGCTGTATCGCGACGCCCGGGACCTCGCGGCCCGGAAGGGCAAGGCCGACGTGCTCGAGACCGCGCTGTCTCGCCCGGCGACGCTCGGCACCGAGGACCGGGACCGCCCGGACGGCTTCGACCGCCTGATCGCCCGCCTCGAGGAGGAGCTGCGCCTGGCCCGGGGGATCACCGGGACCATCCGGTTGCCCGAGATCGGGGTGCTGCTCAACGCCGCGGCCGCCCGGCTGGAGCTCATGGAGCAGGAGGCCGAGCGCACACGGCAACGGCTGATCTCCGAGACCGAGGACGAGCTGGTGGCGGAAGGCACCGAGGCCCGGGCCAGCTTTGAGATCGGCACCATGATCCTCCAGCGGGACCTCGACCGCCTGGCCCAAGCCCTGCCGGTGCCGGGCGCCCCGTGGGACGACCCCCGGTGGGCCTCGCTGGCCCCCGCCGAGGCGCCCCAGCCGTGGATCCGGCTCGGTGCGCTGGTCCACGAGGAGCTGCCCGACGCCACCATCCCTTGGCTCGGGTCGCTGCGCGACGGGCTGGGCCTGCTGGTGGAGACCGGTACCCGGCGGGCCGACGCCGTGGCCGGGGTGCAGGGCATCCTCACCCGGGTGCTCGCCGCGGTGCCGCCGGGTGGGGTCCGCCTGGCGCTCGCCGACCCCAAGGGCCTCGGGGACACCTTTGCCCCCTTCCTGGCCCTGGCGGAGTTCGATCCGGCGCTGGTCTGTGGTGGCGTGCGGGTCACGCCCGAGGAGATCGAGGAGTGCCTGGAGGAGCTCACCCGCCACGTCGAGCACGTCATCGCCACGCACTTGCAGGGTCGCTACCCGAGCATCACCGATGCTCATCTCGACCTCGGTGAGGTGATCGAGCCCTACCGCCTACTGGTGATCGCCGACTACCCCACCGGCCTGACCGAGCGGGCCCTGGAGCTGCTCGGGCCACTCGCCGAGAACGGGCCGCGATGCGGGGTCCACACAATCGTCCTGCGGGACCCTGCGGTACGGGCCCGGACCCGCCATGCCGCCCTGCCGGGGCTGCGCACCTGCCGCCACGACGCCGACGGCTTCACGGTCGACACCCACCGCACCGGCGCGTGGCGGTTCCGCTTCGAGCCCTGCCCACCGCCCGGCGGTGACGGGCCCGCAGCCGGGGTCGGCGAGCGGGTGGTCACCCTGGTGGGCGAGCACGCCCGGCGCCGGGCGCACACCCCGCTCGGTCACGCCGAGGTGTTCGCCATGGTCGACCACGCGCGCCAGCGGGCGGCCCGCGACGACCTCCCACAGGTGCGCCAGGCCGTCGACCCGGCGGACCCGTCGAGCTGGTGGTCGGCGGACGCCCGGGTGGGGGTGTCGATCCCCCTGGGGCAGATGGCCGGCCGCCGGCCGGCCACCCTGTGGCTCGACTCGGCCGGCGCGCCCGGGGCGCTCGTCGTCGGTGGTGCGGGCAAGGAGCTGGACCACGCGCTGGACACCATCCTCACCGCGCTCACCGTGCTCTACGAGCCCGCCGAGGTGGAGCTGGTCCTCGCCGACCTGTCCCACTCGATCGACCTGGAGGCCTACGGGGAGGCGAGGCTGCCGCATGCCCGGCTGGTGGCCACCGAGGCGGACCCTGACCTGGGGCTGGCCGCCTTCGAGCTGGTCGAAGCCGAGCTCGACCTGCGAGACACGTTGCTTCGGGCCGCCGGGTTGGAGCGAGGAGATGTCGAGGCGTTCCGGGCCGCCACCGGCGGGCCGCTCTCCCGCTTGTTGCTGGTCGTGGCCGGGGCCAGCCGGCTGTTCGCCGGCTCGGCCCGCATCGCTCGTGATGCCCGGCGGATCCTGAACCGGTTGGTGGTGGAGGGGCCGGCGCTCGGGTTGCACGTGGTGGCCCTGGAGCGAGTGGTCGACTCGCTCGAGCCCATCGCTTGGGTGCCCGATGCGCTCGGCACCTCTCTGGTGCTCGCGGACGCCGCCGCCCTCGCGACCCCGAGCGCCGGTGAGGACCTGGCCGCGGCGATCCGCTCCATCGGCACGGGGGAAGCGCTGCTGCTCCGGCCCGGCTCGACCGAGCCCACCCGGTTGCGGATGAGCCGGGTCAGTCCGCGGGAGCGGCTGCTGCAGCTGCGCGACCTCGACGAGCTGGCCGCCGAGCGGGGATTGGCCCGGCGGCCCGAGGTGGTCTCCAGCACCGCGCCGGCGGTATTGGAGGCCAGCGCGCTCGACCAGCTCCGCAGCGCGGGCGCCGAGCGCGCCGCGAGTCCTGGCAGCACTGGCAGCACTGGCCGTGCTAGCGATGCCGAGCTGTCCGTGTGGGTGGGCGCGCCCGTCACCCTGGGCGGGCCGGTCGAGGTGACGCTCCGGCGGGAGCCCGGCTCCAACCTGCTGGTGGTGACCGCCGACGAGCAGGCCGGCCACGGGATACTGGCTGCGGCGCTGCTGTCCGCCGCCGCGGTCCACGGGCATCAGCTCGAGGTCCGGGCGATCGACTGCCTCCCCCTGGAATCGGGCTTCGGGGAGCTGCTCGCCGCGCTCGGGGGCCTGGCCCGGGTGCAGGCTTCCCGCTCGCGCGAGCTCGACGCCGCCATCGAGCGAGCGGCCCGCGAGGTCGTGCGGCGCAAGCAGGCCCGCTCGACCGGAGAGCCACCGGTGCTGGTGGTGCTCAACGGGGTGGACCTGGCTCGCGATCTCGATCCGGGCGGTGGGGAGGTGACGGCGCTGCTCGAGGCCCTGGTGTCGGCCGGCCCGCCCTGGGGGGTGCACACCATCATCCGAGCCAGCTCTGCCGCCGCGGTCGCCGATCGTCTCGCGCCTGGTGTCCAGCGCCGGTTCACGCTGCGGGCCGTGGGCCCCATGCCCGCGGAGGACGCGGTCAGCCTGGTCGACAGCCCGGCCGCGGTCACGCTGGCACCGACGCAGGCCCTGCTGTACGACGAGGGCGCGGGCCGGGTGGTGCGCCTCCGTCCCTTCCAGGTGCCCTCACCGGCGTGGATCCGCGCCCTGGCGGCCGGTGCCGCGCCCGCCGGTCAGCGCTCGACCAGCCGTACCGCCTTGTAG
- a CDS encoding DUF4870 domain-containing protein yields METAPEHPPPGWYPDPTGQLRWWDGQQWGQAAQPGPSPAPTPATGSGGDPKTLAMLSHLLAIFAGFLAPLVIYLVNGERDPFIRHHSAESLNFQITLFIAYVVCFVLMFVLIGFVLFFVVWIASLVFMIQATIAANRGEWYRYPINIRMVPGAIG; encoded by the coding sequence ATGGAGACGGCGCCCGAGCACCCGCCACCGGGGTGGTACCCCGACCCGACGGGCCAGCTCCGTTGGTGGGACGGTCAGCAGTGGGGCCAAGCCGCCCAGCCCGGGCCCAGCCCCGCCCCCACCCCTGCCACCGGCTCCGGCGGCGACCCCAAGACCCTCGCCATGCTGTCGCACCTGCTGGCGATCTTCGCCGGGTTCCTGGCCCCGCTCGTGATCTACCTGGTCAACGGCGAGCGAGACCCCTTCATCCGACACCACTCGGCCGAGTCGCTCAACTTCCAGATCACGCTGTTCATCGCCTACGTGGTGTGCTTCGTCCTGATGTTCGTGCTCATCGGCTTCGTGTTGTTCTTCGTGGTCTGGATCGCCTCCTTGGTGTTCATGATCCAAGCGACGATCGCCGCCAACCGGGGTGAGTGGTACCGGTACCCCATCAACATCCGGATGGTTCCGGGCGCGATCGGCTGA
- a CDS encoding thiolase family protein has protein sequence MGEAVIVSAARTPIADAYEGALANTSIYDIGKASVSEALARSGVPAEEVDDLILGEVLQGGGCIARYLANDLGLPPDTPGLAVNRQCATGMSAVTTAAASIRAGMDRVVIAGGVESMTQAPVTYRKSPVPYGVPEQWLSPSHPDRPEAPNMNMMITVGENTARKVGVSREEQDEWSYGSHRKAIAAIDGGRFAEEIVPMEVRGWGGETRIFDTDEHPRRDTTLEKLASLRVLSGVPDGTITAGNSSSLNDGSAALVLADGDYARANGLEVLGVVRAWCAVGVPPEDTGLAPTIAIPRAVARAGLSMDDLALVEINEAFASMTVGTIKVLDLDPSIVNVNGGAVGLGHPVACSGARILVTLLHELRRRGGGYGVASLCAGGGMGAAAVIEVR, from the coding sequence ATGGGTGAAGCCGTCATCGTCTCCGCCGCCCGCACACCGATCGCCGACGCCTACGAGGGGGCGCTGGCGAACACCTCGATCTACGACATCGGCAAGGCGTCCGTGTCCGAGGCGCTGGCCCGATCGGGCGTGCCCGCCGAGGAGGTCGACGACCTGATCCTCGGCGAGGTGCTGCAGGGCGGCGGCTGCATCGCACGGTACCTGGCCAACGACCTGGGGCTGCCGCCCGACACCCCCGGGCTGGCGGTGAACCGTCAGTGCGCCACCGGCATGAGCGCGGTGACCACCGCCGCGGCGAGCATCCGGGCCGGCATGGACCGGGTGGTGATCGCCGGCGGGGTGGAGTCGATGACCCAGGCCCCGGTCACCTACCGCAAGTCGCCGGTGCCCTACGGCGTCCCCGAGCAGTGGCTCTCGCCGAGTCACCCCGACCGCCCTGAGGCGCCGAACATGAACATGATGATCACCGTGGGGGAGAACACCGCCCGCAAGGTGGGGGTCTCCCGCGAGGAGCAGGACGAGTGGTCCTACGGCTCCCACCGGAAGGCGATCGCCGCCATCGACGGCGGCCGCTTCGCCGAGGAGATCGTGCCTATGGAGGTGCGGGGCTGGGGAGGCGAGACCCGGATCTTCGACACCGACGAGCACCCCCGCCGGGACACCACCCTCGAGAAGCTGGCGTCGCTGCGGGTGCTCTCGGGGGTGCCGGACGGCACGATCACGGCCGGGAACTCCTCGTCGCTCAACGACGGCTCCGCCGCGCTGGTGCTCGCCGACGGTGACTACGCCCGGGCCAACGGGCTGGAGGTGCTCGGAGTGGTGCGGGCCTGGTGCGCGGTGGGGGTGCCACCGGAGGACACCGGGCTGGCGCCCACGATCGCCATCCCCCGGGCCGTGGCTCGGGCCGGGTTGTCGATGGACGACCTCGCCCTGGTGGAGATCAACGAGGCGTTCGCGTCGATGACCGTGGGCACCATCAAGGTGCTCGACCTCGACCCGTCGATCGTGAACGTGAACGGCGGTGCCGTCGGGCTGGGGCATCCCGTCGCCTGCTCGGGGGCGCGCATCCTCGTGACCCTGCTGCACGAGCTGCGCCGGCGGGGCGGCGGCTACGGGGTGGCGTCGTTGTGCGCCGGCGGTGGCATGGGCGCGGCCGCGGTGATCGAGGTGCGCTAG
- a CDS encoding SDR family NAD(P)-dependent oxidoreductase, with amino-acid sequence MGTLEGKSAIVTGSGRGIGRAEALALAAEGAAVIVNDVDADQAEAVAAEIAAAGGRASVSTEDVATWAGAEAVVEQALDEHGRLDVLVNNAGILRDAMSFSMTEADWDDVIRVHLKGHAATSHFAGAHWRARAKAGEQPSGRIINTTSESGLYGLAGQVNYATAKAGIAAMTIVLGRELRKYGVTVNAIAPRARTRMTETVLAGLEPEEGRFDEWDPANIAPVVAWLAGDDAADVSGQVFVVFANRLHLMDGWDLANTIETEGRWTIDEFRARKAELFADRSSGLPRMGFGS; translated from the coding sequence GTGGGAACCCTGGAGGGCAAGAGCGCGATCGTCACCGGTTCCGGCCGGGGGATCGGGCGGGCCGAGGCCCTGGCACTGGCGGCCGAGGGCGCGGCGGTGATCGTCAACGACGTCGACGCGGACCAGGCCGAGGCGGTGGCGGCCGAGATCGCGGCGGCGGGCGGGCGGGCGTCGGTGAGCACCGAGGACGTCGCCACCTGGGCCGGAGCCGAGGCCGTGGTCGAGCAGGCCCTCGACGAGCACGGCCGCCTCGACGTCCTGGTCAACAACGCCGGCATCCTGCGCGACGCCATGAGCTTCTCGATGACCGAAGCCGACTGGGACGACGTCATCCGGGTCCACCTCAAGGGCCACGCCGCCACCTCTCACTTCGCCGGCGCGCACTGGCGGGCCCGGGCCAAAGCCGGCGAGCAGCCGTCGGGGCGGATCATCAACACCACCAGCGAGTCTGGCCTCTATGGCCTGGCCGGCCAGGTCAACTACGCCACCGCCAAGGCCGGCATCGCGGCCATGACCATCGTACTCGGCCGGGAGCTCCGTAAGTACGGGGTGACCGTCAACGCCATCGCCCCCCGGGCCCGCACCCGCATGACCGAGACGGTGCTGGCGGGCCTCGAGCCCGAGGAAGGCCGCTTCGACGAGTGGGACCCGGCCAACATCGCCCCGGTGGTCGCCTGGCTGGCCGGCGACGACGCCGCCGACGTGAGCGGGCAGGTGTTCGTGGTGTTCGCCAACCGCCTCCACCTCATGGACGGCTGGGACCTGGCCAACACCATCGAGACCGAGGGCCGCTGGACGATCGATGAGTTCCGGGCCCGCAAGGCCGAGCTGTTCGCCGACCGCAGCTCTGGCCTGCCCCGCATGGGCTTCGGATCCTGA
- a CDS encoding class I adenylate-forming enzyme family protein yields MTELLVDQLRIMARRYPEAIAYHDLDGDRSITFERWHTDSSRLARGLIAAGLTKGDRVAIYLPSEHIIAWIITYAAVHKAGAVAVPANTRLTPREIGTILGHAEVAAVITCEALAPTLDQARPQLPTLRTTITVDGGPESSPGACSWDEALDHDGDDIQVPVSEGDLADIMYTSGTTGLPKGVAVRHRNAALLPNGEVPWSGHAWLQGSPPFTFAGISFIYNPMKLGMSCLFQARFDTDRWLDHVEHHRPTATFLVPAMARLLTTHPRWPSADLSSLTLVSVGSAPLPPETLLALCDRLPGATVTNSYGMTEAGPAYCAMSREEVLKRIGSVGQPMPPMEVRIVAPGTDDDLPAGEHGEVLIRMPGRHREYYKDPDATAHTWAGGWLHSGDIGYLDDDGFLYIVGRMKEVIIRGGHNVHATDVEAVLYEHPGVLEAAVVGIPHEVLGEDIAAFVVPRPAARLDPEEVSGFCASRLADYKVPRRVHVIDSLPRNATGKVLKAKLLDLLTTTQEDR; encoded by the coding sequence ATGACCGAGCTGCTGGTCGACCAGTTGCGGATCATGGCCCGCAGGTACCCCGAGGCGATCGCTTACCACGACCTCGACGGCGACCGATCGATCACCTTCGAGCGCTGGCACACCGACTCGAGCCGCCTGGCCCGGGGACTGATCGCCGCTGGGCTCACCAAGGGCGACCGGGTGGCCATCTACCTGCCCAGCGAGCACATCATCGCCTGGATCATCACCTACGCAGCGGTGCACAAAGCCGGCGCGGTGGCCGTGCCGGCCAACACCCGGCTGACCCCCCGGGAGATCGGCACCATCCTCGGCCACGCCGAGGTCGCCGCCGTGATCACCTGCGAGGCACTCGCCCCGACGCTCGATCAAGCTCGCCCCCAGCTGCCCACCCTGCGCACGACGATCACCGTCGACGGCGGACCCGAGAGCAGTCCCGGCGCCTGCTCGTGGGACGAGGCACTCGACCACGACGGCGACGACATCCAGGTTCCGGTCAGCGAGGGCGACCTGGCCGACATCATGTACACCTCGGGCACCACGGGACTGCCGAAAGGGGTCGCGGTCCGCCACCGCAACGCCGCCCTGCTCCCCAACGGTGAGGTGCCCTGGAGCGGCCATGCCTGGCTGCAGGGCTCGCCGCCGTTCACCTTCGCCGGCATCTCGTTCATCTACAACCCGATGAAGCTCGGGATGTCGTGCCTGTTCCAAGCTCGTTTCGACACCGACCGCTGGCTCGACCACGTGGAACATCACCGCCCCACGGCGACCTTCCTGGTGCCGGCCATGGCCCGTCTGCTCACCACCCATCCCCGCTGGCCTTCCGCCGACCTGTCGAGCCTGACCCTGGTCAGCGTGGGCAGCGCCCCGCTCCCCCCGGAGACGCTGCTGGCGCTGTGCGACCGCCTGCCCGGGGCCACGGTCACCAACAGCTATGGCATGACCGAAGCCGGCCCCGCCTACTGCGCCATGTCCCGCGAGGAGGTGCTCAAGCGCATCGGATCGGTGGGCCAGCCCATGCCACCGATGGAGGTGCGCATCGTGGCGCCCGGCACCGACGACGACCTACCGGCCGGCGAGCACGGTGAGGTGCTGATCCGGATGCCCGGGCGGCACCGCGAGTACTACAAGGACCCCGACGCCACGGCCCATACCTGGGCCGGTGGTTGGCTGCACTCCGGCGACATCGGCTACCTCGACGACGACGGGTTCCTCTACATCGTGGGCCGGATGAAGGAGGTGATCATCCGGGGCGGCCACAACGTGCACGCCACCGACGTCGAGGCCGTGCTCTACGAGCACCCCGGCGTGCTTGAAGCAGCGGTGGTAGGCATCCCCCACGAGGTGCTGGGCGAGGACATCGCTGCGTTCGTCGTGCCCCGCCCCGCCGCCCGGCTCGACCCCGAGGAGGTGAGCGGGTTCTGCGCGAGCCGGCTCGCCGACTACAAGGTCCCCCGCCGGGTGCACGTCATCGACTCGCTCCCCCGCAACGCCACCGGCAAGGTGCTCAAAGCCAAGCTGCTCGACCTGCTCACGACGACCCAGGAGGACCGCTGA
- a CDS encoding FAS1-like dehydratase domain-containing protein — protein MALDELKGRDLGTQRVVIERAPVPVFARAVTDDHPAYRGDRAPVPPTFPFVMAYWGTVDGEVAGLPIGELRKRGMILHGEQEFEYHRWPKVGDVLEGRRTIADVYERETSSARMEFYVMQTDWRDAESGEPVVSDRFTLIVRAKRS, from the coding sequence ATGGCACTCGACGAGCTGAAGGGCCGAGATCTCGGCACGCAGCGGGTGGTGATCGAGCGGGCCCCGGTGCCCGTGTTCGCCCGGGCGGTGACCGACGATCACCCCGCCTACCGGGGCGACAGGGCGCCGGTGCCACCGACGTTCCCGTTCGTGATGGCCTATTGGGGCACCGTGGATGGCGAGGTGGCAGGCCTGCCGATCGGCGAGCTGCGCAAACGAGGGATGATCCTGCACGGCGAGCAGGAGTTCGAGTATCACCGCTGGCCGAAGGTCGGTGACGTCCTCGAAGGGCGCCGCACGATCGCCGACGTCTACGAGCGCGAGACCTCGAGCGCTCGGATGGAGTTCTACGTCATGCAGACCGACTGGCGTGACGCCGAGTCGGGTGAACCGGTCGTGAGCGACCGGTTCACCCTCATCGTGCGAGCCAAGAGGAGCTGA
- a CDS encoding alpha/beta fold hydrolase codes for MSAAQVPDDYDVPRHDVPRSGRSGFTIVEGRQVHYLEWGHGGLPGVLCLHGGGQTAYMYEELGAAIGRRYHLLAPDLPNHGDSDPMVDGFGPSGIAATLPALLDQFGLSRVALVGASLGGLSAIAFADAHPDRAAGIALIDVGHRLEPEGVRKIIDFMAAHESFASLEEAAAEIAKYLPQRKDVRPESLTRNLRQRSDGRWEWKHGFGRRFRGLPRESHPADNLDTFLAGVEESAARLTCPVLVLRGAASDVLSQQGAEEVAALIPNARLETVEKAGHLAAGDNPHSTVNLVSSFLDELRWEAAPPHPRS; via the coding sequence ATGAGCGCAGCCCAGGTGCCCGACGACTACGACGTGCCGCGCCACGACGTGCCGAGGTCCGGTCGCAGCGGGTTCACCATCGTCGAAGGTCGCCAGGTGCACTACCTGGAATGGGGTCACGGCGGCCTTCCCGGCGTGCTCTGCCTCCACGGCGGAGGCCAGACCGCGTACATGTACGAAGAGCTCGGGGCGGCCATCGGGCGCCGCTACCACCTGCTCGCCCCCGACCTCCCCAACCACGGGGACTCGGACCCGATGGTCGACGGGTTCGGCCCGTCGGGCATCGCCGCGACCCTGCCCGCTCTGCTCGACCAGTTCGGGCTGTCCCGGGTGGCGCTGGTGGGCGCGTCGCTCGGTGGGCTGAGCGCCATCGCCTTCGCCGACGCCCACCCCGACCGGGCCGCGGGGATCGCGCTGATCGACGTGGGCCATCGCCTCGAGCCCGAGGGCGTGCGCAAGATCATCGACTTCATGGCCGCGCACGAGTCGTTCGCCTCGCTGGAGGAGGCGGCGGCCGAGATCGCCAAGTACCTCCCGCAGCGCAAGGACGTCCGGCCCGAGAGCCTGACTCGGAACCTTCGCCAGCGCAGCGACGGCCGCTGGGAGTGGAAGCACGGGTTCGGCCGGCGCTTCCGGGGGCTGCCCCGCGAGAGCCATCCCGCGGACAACCTCGACACCTTCCTCGCCGGGGTGGAGGAGTCCGCGGCCCGCCTCACCTGCCCGGTGCTGGTACTGCGGGGCGCGGCGAGCGATGTGCTGAGCCAGCAAGGGGCCGAGGAGGTGGCGGCGCTCATCCCGAACGCCCGGCTGGAGACGGTCGAGAAGGCCGGGCACCTCGCGGCCGGCGACAACCCCCATTCGACCGTCAACCTGGTGTCGTCGTTCCTCGACGAGCTCCGCTGGGAGGCGGCGCCTCCTCATCCAAGGAGCTGA